The proteins below are encoded in one region of Cyclopterus lumpus isolate fCycLum1 chromosome 8, fCycLum1.pri, whole genome shotgun sequence:
- the LOC117735234 gene encoding cytochrome c oxidase subunit 6A, mitochondrial: MFASPAALAARRVLAAASASSHEGGAKTWKILTFVLALPGVGVCIANAYLKMQAHSHDQPQFVPYPHLRIRTKKFPWGDGNHSLFHNHHTNALPGGFEDSHH, translated from the exons ATGTTTGCGTCTCCGGCTGCTTTGGCTGCTCGACGGGTGCTTGCGGCTGCGTCAGCTTCGAGCCACGAGGGAGGAG CAAAGACCTGGAAGATACTGACCTTTGTTTTGGCCTTACCTGGTGTCGGTGTCTGCATTGCCAACGCCTACCTGAAGATGCAGGCACACTCCCACGATCAGCCACAATTTGTACCGTATCCTCACCTGCGTATCCGCACCAAG AAATTCCCCTGGGGAGATGGAAACCACTCTCTGTTCCACAACCATCACACCAATGCTCTGCCTGGTGGCTTCGAGGACTCCCACCACTGA